The Castanea sativa cultivar Marrone di Chiusa Pesio chromosome 11, ASM4071231v1 genome contains a region encoding:
- the LOC142616057 gene encoding uncharacterized protein LOC142616057 encodes MDKSWMKKQRGSMEYIEGVLKFVEFASEHASDGKIFCPCTKCVNLCLVPPGVAREHLWRKGMLQSYTHWKWHGESADVPTATECGSSHVQESLQQYGDFHGMLHDLCPTHEMPPEPMEEGERVQQPAEAQPTDDAQKFYNMIDDVDKPLYAGCTKFSIFSAIVVLFQLKTLCGWTNKLFTMLLQVLMDMLPSDAKLPKDHYEAKKIVRDLGLGYEKIHACPNDCMLFWKENVNLEACPCCKVSRWKTNEASVTGNNASSSKGKKKAAKILRWFPLKPRLQRLFLSPDLASSMKWHVNGRTDDGVMRHPADSDAWKMFDSTHEEFSSDPRNVRLGLAADGFNPFGILSTTHSTWPVMLVPYNLPPWLCMKRSSLILSLVIPSPKSPGIAIDVYLQPLVEELRELWDVGVEAYDASSKNVFQLRAALMWTVHDFPAYADVSGWSTKGKYACPCCALETDSRYLKNGHKFCYMGHRQWLGRDHEFREEDTLFDGSTDMRVAPMPQVTASIIVDTESLVGRCLGKKCQEKYKKRKRGEANQCVWKKRSIFFNLPYWEDHKLRHNLDVMHIEKNVMDNILGTVLNLKDWTKDNYKARLNLADMGIRSELHLRRKGDDKYTMPPACFHMSALEKDGFLQVLRDVRVPDGYASNISRRVNLKEPKISGLKSHDNHI; translated from the coding sequence atggataaaagttggatgaAGAAGCAGAGGGGTTCAATGGAATATATTGAAGGTGTACTTAAGTTTGTGGAATTTGCATCTGAACATGCAAGCGATGGGAAAATCTTTTGTCCTTGTACCAAATGTGTGAATTTGTGTTTGGTCCCGCCAGGGGTGGCACGTGAACATCTGTGGAGAAAGGGGATGCTTCAAAGTTACACACATTGGAAATGGCATGGGGAATCGGCCGATGTGCCAACGGCCACCGAATGTGGGAGTAGTCATGTGCAAGAGTCCCTACAACAATATGGTGACTTTCATGGGATGTTGCATGATTTGTGCCCCACACATGAAATGCCACCCGAACCAATGGAAGAAGGTGAAAGAGTGCAACAACCGGCTGAAGCCCAACCGACTGATGATGCACAAAAGTTTTACAACATGATAGATGATGTGGACAAACCCTTATATGCTGGTTGTACAAAATTTAGCATATTCTCAGCCATCGTTGTGTTGTTCCAGTTGAAGACTCTTTGTGGTTGGACGAACAAGTTATTTACTATGTTGCTTCAAGTCCTGATGGATATGCTTCCTTCAGACGCTAAGTTGCCAAAGGACCATTATGAGGCTAAGAAGATTGTTcgagatttgggtttgggttatgagaAGATCCATGCTTGTCCCAATGATTGTATgctattttggaaggagaatGTTAACCTTGAGGCATGTCCTTGTTGCAAAGTTTCAAGGTGGAAAACGAATGAGGCATCTGTTACAGGTAATAATGCATCATCTAGTAAGGGAAAGAAGAAAGCTGCAAAGATCCTACGGTGGTTCCCCTTAAAGCCAAGATTGCAGCGACTGTTTTTGTCACCCGACCTAGCTAGTTCTATGAAATGGCATGTTAATGGTCGTACAGATGACGGGGTAATGCGGCATCCTGCTGACTCGGATGCATGGAAAATGTTTGACAGTACGCATGAAGAGTTCTCATCTGACCCTCGTAATGTCAGACTTGGTCTAGCTGCGGATGGGTTCAACCCATTCGGAATTCTGAGTACTACTCACAGCACTTGGCCTGTCATGCTAGTCCCTTACAATCTCCCGCCTTGGCTGTGCATGAAACGGTCATCTTTGATTCTATCACTAGTTATTCCTAGTCCTAAATCGCCAGGGATTGCGATAGATGTGTACTTGCAACCCTTAGTAGAAGAACTGAGGGAATTATGGGATGTTGGAGTAGAAGCGTACGATGCATCTTCCAAAAATGTATTCCAATTGCGTGCAGCATTGATGTGGACTGTACATGATTTTCCTGCATACGCAGATGTGTCGGGTTGGAGTACGAAGGGTAAGTATGCATGTCCTTGTTGTGCATTAGAGACTGACTCGCGATATttaaaaaatggtcacaaattCTGTTACATGGGACATAGGCAATGGTTGGGTAGGGACCACGAATTTCGGGAAGAAGATACATTATTTGATGGATCTACTGATATGCGAGTGGCTCCTATGCCACAAGTTACGGCAAGCATAATTGTGGACACTGAAAGTTTAGTTGGACGTTGTCTGGGAAAGAAATGtcaagaaaaatacaagaaaagaaagagaggtgAGGCAAACCAGTGTGTTTGGAAGAAGAGAAGTATTTTTTTCAACTTGCCTTATTGGGAGGATCACAAGTTGCGACACAATCTTGATGTGATGCATATAGAGAAGAATGTGATGGACAATATACTTGGCACGGTGTTGAACTTGAAGGACTGGACAAAGGACAATTACAAGGCACGCCTTAACTTGGCAGACATGGGAATAAGGAGTGAACTCCACCTACGGCGAAAAGGTGATGATAAGTACACGATGCCGCCCGCGTGTTTTCATATGTCTGCATTGGAGAAAGATGGTTTCCTGCAAGTTTTGCGGGACGTAAGAGTGCCTGATGGATATGCTTCCAACATCTCACGCCGTGTGAATCTGAAAGAACCCAAGATTTCTGGTTTAAAGAGTCACGATAATCACATCTGA